A portion of the Oreochromis niloticus isolate F11D_XX linkage group LG10, O_niloticus_UMD_NMBU, whole genome shotgun sequence genome contains these proteins:
- the atp2a3 gene encoding sarcoplasmic/endoplasmic reticulum calcium ATPase 1 isoform X1, with the protein MENTHTKSATEVLDNFGVNENTGLTLEQVKVNLEKYGPNELPAEEGKSLWELVVEQFEDLLVRILLLAACVSFVLALFEEGEETTTAFVEPIVILLILIANAVIGVWQERNAENAIEALKEYEPEMGKVYRMNRKAVQRIKARDIVPGDIVEVAVGDKVPADIRVTSIKSTTLRVDQSILTGESVSVIKHTDPVPDPRAVNQDKKNMLFSGTNIAAGRAIGVVVATGVSTEIGKIRNQMASTEQEKTPLQQKLDEFGQQLSKVISLICVAVWVINIGHFGDPVHGGSWVRGAIYYFKIAVALAVAAIPEGLPAVITTCLALGTRRMAKKNAIVRSLPSVETLGCTSVICSDKTGTLTTNQMSVCRMFILDKVEDSSCTLHEFSITGSTYAPEGQILKDNKPVQCGDYDGLMELATVCSMCNDSSLDYNEAKGVYEKVGEATETALTTLVEKMNVFKTDLSGLTKVERAGACNSVIKQLMKKEFTLEFSRDRKSMSVYCTPVKPGSQSKMFIKGAPESVIERCEYVRVGNRKVTLTPAVRDQLMSKIREWGTGKDTLRCLALATHDTPPRKENMELENSSKFVEYELGLTFVGCVGMLDPPRKEVIGSVKLCNEAGIRVIMITGDNKGTAVAICRRIGIFGEDEDVTGKAYTGREFDDLPQEAQREAVKRARCFARVEPAHKSKIVGYLQSFDEITAMTGDGVNDAPALKKAEIGIAMGSGTAVAKSASEMVLSDDNFSTIVAAVEEGRAIYNNMKQFIRYLISSNVGEVVCIFLTAILGLPEALIPVQLLWVNLVTDGLPATALGFNPPDLDIMDKPPRNPKEPLISGWLFFRYLAIGGYVGLGTVSAATWWYLFDEEGPQVSFYQLRHFMQCTEDNPMFKEIDCEVFESRYPTTMALSVLVTIEMFNALNSLSENQSLLRMPPWVNIWLLGAIILSLSLHFLILYVEPLPLIFQVTPLRWSQWTVVLKISFPVILLDEALKYLSRNHLEGDEEKKYRRRWQLN; encoded by the exons GTGTTGGCTCTGTTTGAAGAAGGAGAGGAGACAACCACCGCCTTCGTAGAGCCGATTGTTATTCTTCTTATCCTCATCGCCAATGCTGTTATTGGGGTCTGGCAG GAACGGAATGCCGAGAATGCCATTGAGGCTCTGAAGGAGTACGAACCTGAGATGGGAAAGGTGTATCGCATGAACCGCAAGGCGGTCCAGAGGATCAAAGCCAGAGACATCGTCCCAGGAGATATAGTGGAGGTTGCAG ttggTGACAAGGTGCCTGCTGACATCAGAGTGACCTCGATAAAGTCCACCACCCTGCGCGTGGACCAGTCCATTCTCACAG GAGAGTCTGTCTCTGTCATCAAACACACCGACCCTGTTCCTGATCCTCGAGCCGTCAACCAGGACAAAAAGAACATGTTGTTTTCT GGCACAAACATTGCTGCCGGTCGTGCCATAGGTGTCGTCGTTGCTACGGGTGTCTCGACAGAGATCGGGAAGATCCGTAATCAGATGGCGTCGACGGAGCAAGAGAAGACACCGCTGCAGcagaagctggacgagtttggcCAGCAGCTCTCAAAGGTCATCTCCCTGATCTGCGTGGCTGTGTGGGTCATCAACATTGGCCACTTTGGAGACCCGGTCCACGGGGGCTCCTGGGTTCGAGGGGCCATCTATTACTTTAAAATTGCCGTGGCCCTGGCAGTGGCCGCCATCCCCGAGGGCCTGCCGGCCGTCATCACCACCTGCCTGGCCCTCGGCACGCGTCGCATGGCCAAGAAGAACGCCATCGTCCGGAGCCTGCCGTCTGTGGAGACCCTGGGCTGTACCTCCGTTATCTGCTCTGACAAGACGGGAACCCTCACCACCAACCAGATGTCTGTGTGCAGA aTGTTCATCCTAGACAAGGTGGAGGACTCCAGCTGCACCCTGCACGAGTTCTCTATAACTGGTTCTACGTATGCCCCTGAGGGACAAAT ACTCAAAGACAACAAGCCTGTCCAGTGTGGAGACTATGATGGACTTATGGAGTTGGCCACTGTGTGCTCGATGTGCAATGATTCTTCACTGGACTATAACGAG GCCAAAGGGGTTTATGAGAAGGTGGGTGAGGCCACAGAAACAGCTCTCACCACCTTGGTCGAGAAGATGAATGTCTTCAAGACGGATCTGTCTGGACTCACCAAGGTGGAGCGTGCCGGTGCCTGCAACTCA GTTATCAAACAGTTGATGAAGAAGGAGTTCACCCTGGAGTTCTCTCGTGACCGCAAGTCCATGTCTGTCTACTGCACCCCTGTCAAGCCCGGGTCCCAGAGCAAGATGTTCATCAAG GGTGCGCCCGAGAGCGTGATCGAGCGGTGCGAGTATGTACGGGTGGGAAACAGAAAGGTGACGCTGACACCAGCCGTGCGCGACCAGCTCATGTCTAAGATCAGAGAATGGGGGACGGGCAAGGACACCCTGCGCTGCCTGGCGCTGGCTACGCACGATACTCCACCACGCAAGGAAAACATGGAGCTGGAAAATTCCAGCAAGTTTGTAGAATATGAG CTGGGGCTCACATTTGTTGGCTGTGTGGGCATGCTCGACCCACCCAGGAAGGAAGTGATCGGTTCAGTGAAACTGTGCAACGAGGCAGGTATCCGTGTTATCATGATCACAGGGGACAACAAGGGCACGGCCGTGGCCATCTGCAGACGGATCGGCATCTTTGGAGAGGACGAGGACGTGACGGGAAAGGCCTATACAGGCCGCGAGTTTGACGATCTACCGCAGGAGGCGCAGAGAGAAGCCGTCAAACGGGCACGGTGCTTTGCCCGCGTTGAGCCAGCTCACAAGTCCAAGATCGTCGGATACCTGCAGTCGTTTGACGAGATTACAGCCATG ACAGGTGATGGTGTGAACGATGCCCCGGCCTTGAAGAAGGCAGAGATCGGCATCGCCATGGGATCCGGTACAGCTGTGGCAAAGTCAGCGTCTGAGATGGTGCTGTCTGACGACAACTTCTCCACCATCGTGGCTGCTGTGGAGGAGGGCAGAGCCATCTACAACAACATGAAGCAGTTCATCAGATACCTCATCTCCTCAAATGTGGGAGAAGTCGTGTG CATCTTCCTGACAGCCATCCTGGGTCTGCCCGAGGCTTTGATTCCAGTCCAGCTGCTGTGGGTTAACCTGGTGACCGATGGCCTGCCTGCCACCGCCCTGGGCTTCAACCCCCCAGATTTGGACATCATGGATAAACCACCCCGCAACCCTAAGGAGCCACTCATCTCTGGCTGGCTCTTCTTTAGATACCTGGCCATTGGAG GATATGTGGGTCTGGGAACAGTGAGTGCAGCCACATGGTGGTACCTGTTTGATGAGGAGGGCCCACAAGTGTCTTTCTATCAGCTG CGACATTTCATGCAGTGCACTGAGGACAACCCCATGTTCAAAGAAATAGACTGCGAGGTGTTTGAATCTCGCTACCCCACAACCATGGCGCTGTCTGTGCTGGTCACCATCGAAATGTTCAACGCGCTCAACAG TTTGTCTGAGAACCAGTCCCTGCTCAGGATGCCTCCCTGGGTCAATATTTGGTTGCTGGGAGCGAtcatcctctccctctccctccacTTCTTAATCCTCTACGTCGAGCCTCTGCCA CTCATCTTCCAGGTGACCCCTCTGCGTTGGTCCCAGTGGACTGTGGTCCTGAAGATTTCCTTCCCAGTCATCCTACTGGATGAGGCTTTGAAATATTTATCCAGGAACCATCTGGAAG GTGATGAGGAGAAGAAGTATCGGAGGAGATGGCAGCTGAACTAA
- the atp2a3 gene encoding sarcoplasmic/endoplasmic reticulum calcium ATPase 3 isoform X3, whose product MGKVYRMNRKAVQRIKARDIVPGDIVEVAVGDKVPADIRVTSIKSTTLRVDQSILTGESVSVIKHTDPVPDPRAVNQDKKNMLFSGTNIAAGRAIGVVVATGVSTEIGKIRNQMASTEQEKTPLQQKLDEFGQQLSKVISLICVAVWVINIGHFGDPVHGGSWVRGAIYYFKIAVALAVAAIPEGLPAVITTCLALGTRRMAKKNAIVRSLPSVETLGCTSVICSDKTGTLTTNQMSVCRMFILDKVEDSSCTLHEFSITGSTYAPEGQILKDNKPVQCGDYDGLMELATVCSMCNDSSLDYNEAKGVYEKVGEATETALTTLVEKMNVFKTDLSGLTKVERAGACNSVIKQLMKKEFTLEFSRDRKSMSVYCTPVKPGSQSKMFIKGAPESVIERCEYVRVGNRKVTLTPAVRDQLMSKIREWGTGKDTLRCLALATHDTPPRKENMELENSSKFVEYELGLTFVGCVGMLDPPRKEVIGSVKLCNEAGIRVIMITGDNKGTAVAICRRIGIFGEDEDVTGKAYTGREFDDLPQEAQREAVKRARCFARVEPAHKSKIVGYLQSFDEITAMTGDGVNDAPALKKAEIGIAMGSGTAVAKSASEMVLSDDNFSTIVAAVEEGRAIYNNMKQFIRYLISSNVGEVVCIFLTAILGLPEALIPVQLLWVNLVTDGLPATALGFNPPDLDIMDKPPRNPKEPLISGWLFFRYLAIGGYVGLGTVSAATWWYLFDEEGPQVSFYQLRHFMQCTEDNPMFKEIDCEVFESRYPTTMALSVLVTIEMFNALNSLSENQSLLRMPPWVNIWLLGAIILSLSLHFLILYVEPLPLIFQVTPLRWSQWTVVLKISFPVILLDEALKYLSRNHLEGDEEKKYRRRWQLN is encoded by the exons ATGGGAAAGGTGTATCGCATGAACCGCAAGGCGGTCCAGAGGATCAAAGCCAGAGACATCGTCCCAGGAGATATAGTGGAGGTTGCAG ttggTGACAAGGTGCCTGCTGACATCAGAGTGACCTCGATAAAGTCCACCACCCTGCGCGTGGACCAGTCCATTCTCACAG GAGAGTCTGTCTCTGTCATCAAACACACCGACCCTGTTCCTGATCCTCGAGCCGTCAACCAGGACAAAAAGAACATGTTGTTTTCT GGCACAAACATTGCTGCCGGTCGTGCCATAGGTGTCGTCGTTGCTACGGGTGTCTCGACAGAGATCGGGAAGATCCGTAATCAGATGGCGTCGACGGAGCAAGAGAAGACACCGCTGCAGcagaagctggacgagtttggcCAGCAGCTCTCAAAGGTCATCTCCCTGATCTGCGTGGCTGTGTGGGTCATCAACATTGGCCACTTTGGAGACCCGGTCCACGGGGGCTCCTGGGTTCGAGGGGCCATCTATTACTTTAAAATTGCCGTGGCCCTGGCAGTGGCCGCCATCCCCGAGGGCCTGCCGGCCGTCATCACCACCTGCCTGGCCCTCGGCACGCGTCGCATGGCCAAGAAGAACGCCATCGTCCGGAGCCTGCCGTCTGTGGAGACCCTGGGCTGTACCTCCGTTATCTGCTCTGACAAGACGGGAACCCTCACCACCAACCAGATGTCTGTGTGCAGA aTGTTCATCCTAGACAAGGTGGAGGACTCCAGCTGCACCCTGCACGAGTTCTCTATAACTGGTTCTACGTATGCCCCTGAGGGACAAAT ACTCAAAGACAACAAGCCTGTCCAGTGTGGAGACTATGATGGACTTATGGAGTTGGCCACTGTGTGCTCGATGTGCAATGATTCTTCACTGGACTATAACGAG GCCAAAGGGGTTTATGAGAAGGTGGGTGAGGCCACAGAAACAGCTCTCACCACCTTGGTCGAGAAGATGAATGTCTTCAAGACGGATCTGTCTGGACTCACCAAGGTGGAGCGTGCCGGTGCCTGCAACTCA GTTATCAAACAGTTGATGAAGAAGGAGTTCACCCTGGAGTTCTCTCGTGACCGCAAGTCCATGTCTGTCTACTGCACCCCTGTCAAGCCCGGGTCCCAGAGCAAGATGTTCATCAAG GGTGCGCCCGAGAGCGTGATCGAGCGGTGCGAGTATGTACGGGTGGGAAACAGAAAGGTGACGCTGACACCAGCCGTGCGCGACCAGCTCATGTCTAAGATCAGAGAATGGGGGACGGGCAAGGACACCCTGCGCTGCCTGGCGCTGGCTACGCACGATACTCCACCACGCAAGGAAAACATGGAGCTGGAAAATTCCAGCAAGTTTGTAGAATATGAG CTGGGGCTCACATTTGTTGGCTGTGTGGGCATGCTCGACCCACCCAGGAAGGAAGTGATCGGTTCAGTGAAACTGTGCAACGAGGCAGGTATCCGTGTTATCATGATCACAGGGGACAACAAGGGCACGGCCGTGGCCATCTGCAGACGGATCGGCATCTTTGGAGAGGACGAGGACGTGACGGGAAAGGCCTATACAGGCCGCGAGTTTGACGATCTACCGCAGGAGGCGCAGAGAGAAGCCGTCAAACGGGCACGGTGCTTTGCCCGCGTTGAGCCAGCTCACAAGTCCAAGATCGTCGGATACCTGCAGTCGTTTGACGAGATTACAGCCATG ACAGGTGATGGTGTGAACGATGCCCCGGCCTTGAAGAAGGCAGAGATCGGCATCGCCATGGGATCCGGTACAGCTGTGGCAAAGTCAGCGTCTGAGATGGTGCTGTCTGACGACAACTTCTCCACCATCGTGGCTGCTGTGGAGGAGGGCAGAGCCATCTACAACAACATGAAGCAGTTCATCAGATACCTCATCTCCTCAAATGTGGGAGAAGTCGTGTG CATCTTCCTGACAGCCATCCTGGGTCTGCCCGAGGCTTTGATTCCAGTCCAGCTGCTGTGGGTTAACCTGGTGACCGATGGCCTGCCTGCCACCGCCCTGGGCTTCAACCCCCCAGATTTGGACATCATGGATAAACCACCCCGCAACCCTAAGGAGCCACTCATCTCTGGCTGGCTCTTCTTTAGATACCTGGCCATTGGAG GATATGTGGGTCTGGGAACAGTGAGTGCAGCCACATGGTGGTACCTGTTTGATGAGGAGGGCCCACAAGTGTCTTTCTATCAGCTG CGACATTTCATGCAGTGCACTGAGGACAACCCCATGTTCAAAGAAATAGACTGCGAGGTGTTTGAATCTCGCTACCCCACAACCATGGCGCTGTCTGTGCTGGTCACCATCGAAATGTTCAACGCGCTCAACAG TTTGTCTGAGAACCAGTCCCTGCTCAGGATGCCTCCCTGGGTCAATATTTGGTTGCTGGGAGCGAtcatcctctccctctccctccacTTCTTAATCCTCTACGTCGAGCCTCTGCCA CTCATCTTCCAGGTGACCCCTCTGCGTTGGTCCCAGTGGACTGTGGTCCTGAAGATTTCCTTCCCAGTCATCCTACTGGATGAGGCTTTGAAATATTTATCCAGGAACCATCTGGAAG GTGATGAGGAGAAGAAGTATCGGAGGAGATGGCAGCTGAACTAA
- the atp2a3 gene encoding sarcoplasmic/endoplasmic reticulum calcium ATPase 2 isoform X2, protein MENTHTKSATEVLDNFGVNENTGLTLEQVKVNLEKYGPNELPAEEGKSLWELVVEQFEDLLVRILLLAACVSFVLALFEEGEETTTAFVEPIVILLILIANAVIGVWQERNAENAIEALKEYEPEMGKVYRMNRKAVQRIKARDIVPGDIVEVAVGDKVPADIRVTSIKSTTLRVDQSILTGESVSVIKHTDPVPDPRAVNQDKKNMLFSGTNIAAGRAIGVVVATGVSTEIGKIRNQMASTEQEKTPLQQKLDEFGQQLSKVISLICVAVWVINIGHFGDPVHGGSWVRGAIYYFKIAVALAVAAIPEGLPAVITTCLALGTRRMAKKNAIVRSLPSVETLGCTSVICSDKTGTLTTNQMSVCRMFILDKVEDSSCTLHEFSITGSTYAPEGQILKDNKPVQCGDYDGLMELATVCSMCNDSSLDYNEAKGVYEKVGEATETALTTLVEKMNVFKTDLSGLTKVERAGACNSVIKQLMKKEFTLEFSRDRKSMSVYCTPVKPGSQSKMFIKGAPESVIERCEYVRVGNRKVTLTPAVRDQLMSKIREWGTGKDTLRCLALATHDTPPRKENMELENSSKFVEYELGLTFVGCVGMLDPPRKEVIGSVKLCNEAGIRVIMITGDNKGTAVAICRRIGIFGEDEDVTGKAYTGREFDDLPQEAQREAVKRARCFARVEPAHKSKIVGYLQSFDEITAMTGDGVNDAPALKKAEIGIAMGSGTAVAKSASEMVLSDDNFSTIVAAVEEGRAIYNNMKQFIRYLISSNVGEVVCIFLTAILGLPEALIPVQLLWVNLVTDGLPATALGFNPPDLDIMDKPPRNPKEPLISGWLFFRYLAIGGYVGLGTVSAATWWYLFDEEGPQVSFYQLRHFMQCTEDNPMFKEIDCEVFESRYPTTMALSVLVTIEMFNALNSLSENQSLLRMPPWVNIWLLGAIILSLSLHFLILYVEPLPLIFQVTPLRWSQWTVVLKISFPVILLDEALKYLSRNHLEA, encoded by the exons GTGTTGGCTCTGTTTGAAGAAGGAGAGGAGACAACCACCGCCTTCGTAGAGCCGATTGTTATTCTTCTTATCCTCATCGCCAATGCTGTTATTGGGGTCTGGCAG GAACGGAATGCCGAGAATGCCATTGAGGCTCTGAAGGAGTACGAACCTGAGATGGGAAAGGTGTATCGCATGAACCGCAAGGCGGTCCAGAGGATCAAAGCCAGAGACATCGTCCCAGGAGATATAGTGGAGGTTGCAG ttggTGACAAGGTGCCTGCTGACATCAGAGTGACCTCGATAAAGTCCACCACCCTGCGCGTGGACCAGTCCATTCTCACAG GAGAGTCTGTCTCTGTCATCAAACACACCGACCCTGTTCCTGATCCTCGAGCCGTCAACCAGGACAAAAAGAACATGTTGTTTTCT GGCACAAACATTGCTGCCGGTCGTGCCATAGGTGTCGTCGTTGCTACGGGTGTCTCGACAGAGATCGGGAAGATCCGTAATCAGATGGCGTCGACGGAGCAAGAGAAGACACCGCTGCAGcagaagctggacgagtttggcCAGCAGCTCTCAAAGGTCATCTCCCTGATCTGCGTGGCTGTGTGGGTCATCAACATTGGCCACTTTGGAGACCCGGTCCACGGGGGCTCCTGGGTTCGAGGGGCCATCTATTACTTTAAAATTGCCGTGGCCCTGGCAGTGGCCGCCATCCCCGAGGGCCTGCCGGCCGTCATCACCACCTGCCTGGCCCTCGGCACGCGTCGCATGGCCAAGAAGAACGCCATCGTCCGGAGCCTGCCGTCTGTGGAGACCCTGGGCTGTACCTCCGTTATCTGCTCTGACAAGACGGGAACCCTCACCACCAACCAGATGTCTGTGTGCAGA aTGTTCATCCTAGACAAGGTGGAGGACTCCAGCTGCACCCTGCACGAGTTCTCTATAACTGGTTCTACGTATGCCCCTGAGGGACAAAT ACTCAAAGACAACAAGCCTGTCCAGTGTGGAGACTATGATGGACTTATGGAGTTGGCCACTGTGTGCTCGATGTGCAATGATTCTTCACTGGACTATAACGAG GCCAAAGGGGTTTATGAGAAGGTGGGTGAGGCCACAGAAACAGCTCTCACCACCTTGGTCGAGAAGATGAATGTCTTCAAGACGGATCTGTCTGGACTCACCAAGGTGGAGCGTGCCGGTGCCTGCAACTCA GTTATCAAACAGTTGATGAAGAAGGAGTTCACCCTGGAGTTCTCTCGTGACCGCAAGTCCATGTCTGTCTACTGCACCCCTGTCAAGCCCGGGTCCCAGAGCAAGATGTTCATCAAG GGTGCGCCCGAGAGCGTGATCGAGCGGTGCGAGTATGTACGGGTGGGAAACAGAAAGGTGACGCTGACACCAGCCGTGCGCGACCAGCTCATGTCTAAGATCAGAGAATGGGGGACGGGCAAGGACACCCTGCGCTGCCTGGCGCTGGCTACGCACGATACTCCACCACGCAAGGAAAACATGGAGCTGGAAAATTCCAGCAAGTTTGTAGAATATGAG CTGGGGCTCACATTTGTTGGCTGTGTGGGCATGCTCGACCCACCCAGGAAGGAAGTGATCGGTTCAGTGAAACTGTGCAACGAGGCAGGTATCCGTGTTATCATGATCACAGGGGACAACAAGGGCACGGCCGTGGCCATCTGCAGACGGATCGGCATCTTTGGAGAGGACGAGGACGTGACGGGAAAGGCCTATACAGGCCGCGAGTTTGACGATCTACCGCAGGAGGCGCAGAGAGAAGCCGTCAAACGGGCACGGTGCTTTGCCCGCGTTGAGCCAGCTCACAAGTCCAAGATCGTCGGATACCTGCAGTCGTTTGACGAGATTACAGCCATG ACAGGTGATGGTGTGAACGATGCCCCGGCCTTGAAGAAGGCAGAGATCGGCATCGCCATGGGATCCGGTACAGCTGTGGCAAAGTCAGCGTCTGAGATGGTGCTGTCTGACGACAACTTCTCCACCATCGTGGCTGCTGTGGAGGAGGGCAGAGCCATCTACAACAACATGAAGCAGTTCATCAGATACCTCATCTCCTCAAATGTGGGAGAAGTCGTGTG CATCTTCCTGACAGCCATCCTGGGTCTGCCCGAGGCTTTGATTCCAGTCCAGCTGCTGTGGGTTAACCTGGTGACCGATGGCCTGCCTGCCACCGCCCTGGGCTTCAACCCCCCAGATTTGGACATCATGGATAAACCACCCCGCAACCCTAAGGAGCCACTCATCTCTGGCTGGCTCTTCTTTAGATACCTGGCCATTGGAG GATATGTGGGTCTGGGAACAGTGAGTGCAGCCACATGGTGGTACCTGTTTGATGAGGAGGGCCCACAAGTGTCTTTCTATCAGCTG CGACATTTCATGCAGTGCACTGAGGACAACCCCATGTTCAAAGAAATAGACTGCGAGGTGTTTGAATCTCGCTACCCCACAACCATGGCGCTGTCTGTGCTGGTCACCATCGAAATGTTCAACGCGCTCAACAG TTTGTCTGAGAACCAGTCCCTGCTCAGGATGCCTCCCTGGGTCAATATTTGGTTGCTGGGAGCGAtcatcctctccctctccctccacTTCTTAATCCTCTACGTCGAGCCTCTGCCA CTCATCTTCCAGGTGACCCCTCTGCGTTGGTCCCAGTGGACTGTGGTCCTGAAGATTTCCTTCCCAGTCATCCTACTGGATGAGGCTTTGAAATATTTATCCAGGAACCATCTGGAAG CCTAA